The following are encoded together in the Oncorhynchus nerka isolate Pitt River linkage group LG25, Oner_Uvic_2.0, whole genome shotgun sequence genome:
- the si:dkey-30c15.13 gene encoding transmembrane protein 253 isoform X1: MTQNMFQEGLYHVFFKDRTSGHPLTVTTNQEEFKDVRIGRWFGTVVNTRLLVTGILQVFGALASILTTVTYACVSFNCSVSLTTPVWSGLFYLATGGLAMEVQRKPNKLNVTTLIGLNIFSLLLGCCALLAYSLITSQAKALYTDQQRAGVYIAKGSSIMFTVQCLLASVYTLFLSWRGLRRYSGPHTQTYNRLAQARINAHKCQHTHTHTLTATYTHIQTLAHTHICTWPNTHSHNQIHIDMVTCLAALDSLNSLCFSQGPDEDANEPLMETGEFSL; encoded by the exons ATGACTCAGAACATGTTCCAAGAGGGGCTGTACCATGTCTTTTTTAAGGACCGCACCTCGGGCCACCCACTCACTGTAACCACCAATCAGGAAGAATTTAAAGATGTGCGGATTGGACGCTGGTTTGGGACAGTCGTTAACACCCGCCTCCTTGTCACTGGG ATCTTGCAGGTCTTTGGTGCCCTGGCCTCCATTCTAACCACAGTAACCTACGCCTGCGTGAGCTTCAACTGTTCCGTCTCCTTGACTACACCAGTCTGGTCCGGCCTGTTT TATCTGGCCACTGGAGGGCTGGCAATGGAAGTTCAGAGGAAACCCAACAAACTCAAT GTGACCACACTGATAGGCCTGAACATCTTCAGCCTACTGCTGGGGTGCTGTGCTCTGCTGGCCTACAGCCTCATCACTTCACAGGCTAAAGCACTCTACACAGACCAACAG cGTGCGGGTGTGTACATAGCGAAGGGCAGCTCTATCATGTTCACAGTACAGTGTCTGCTGGCCTCTGTCTACACTCTCTTCCTGTCCTGGAGAGGTCTACGACGGTATAGCGGCCCCCACACTCAGACCTACAATCGTCTAGCACAGGCAAGAATAAATGCACACAAATgccagcacacgcacacacacacactcacagcaacatatacacatatacaaacACTAGCACATACGCACATATGCACCTGGCCgaatacacactcacacaatcaAATACATATTGACATGGTCACATGTTTAGCTGcactggactcactaaacagtcTCTGTTTTTCACAGGGCCCAGATGAGGACGCTAATGAGCCCCTAATGGAAACAGGAGAATTCAGCCTTTAA
- the si:dkey-30c15.13 gene encoding transmembrane protein 253 isoform X2, producing the protein MTQNMFQEGLYHVFFKDRTSGHPLTVTTNQEEFKDVRIGRWFGTVVNTRLLVTGILQVFGALASILTTVTYACVSFNCSVSLTTPVWSGLFYLATGGLAMEVQRKPNKLNVTTLIGLNIFSLLLGCCALLAYSLITSQAKALYTDQQRAGVYIAKGSSIMFTVQCLLASVYTLFLSWRGLRRYSGPHTQTYNRLAQGPDEDANEPLMETGEFSL; encoded by the exons ATGACTCAGAACATGTTCCAAGAGGGGCTGTACCATGTCTTTTTTAAGGACCGCACCTCGGGCCACCCACTCACTGTAACCACCAATCAGGAAGAATTTAAAGATGTGCGGATTGGACGCTGGTTTGGGACAGTCGTTAACACCCGCCTCCTTGTCACTGGG ATCTTGCAGGTCTTTGGTGCCCTGGCCTCCATTCTAACCACAGTAACCTACGCCTGCGTGAGCTTCAACTGTTCCGTCTCCTTGACTACACCAGTCTGGTCCGGCCTGTTT TATCTGGCCACTGGAGGGCTGGCAATGGAAGTTCAGAGGAAACCCAACAAACTCAAT GTGACCACACTGATAGGCCTGAACATCTTCAGCCTACTGCTGGGGTGCTGTGCTCTGCTGGCCTACAGCCTCATCACTTCACAGGCTAAAGCACTCTACACAGACCAACAG cGTGCGGGTGTGTACATAGCGAAGGGCAGCTCTATCATGTTCACAGTACAGTGTCTGCTGGCCTCTGTCTACACTCTCTTCCTGTCCTGGAGAGGTCTACGACGGTATAGCGGCCCCCACACTCAGACCTACAATCGTCTAGCACAG GGCCCAGATGAGGACGCTAATGAGCCCCTAATGGAAACAGGAGAATTCAGCCTTTAA